The Chryseobacterium aureum genome contains a region encoding:
- a CDS encoding lipopolysaccharide biosynthesis protein has protein sequence MSVVARQGFKYSIIGYIGFLLGTVSAIFIFPNDFEFYGKLRYILPTAEMLVPFVVLGISYSNVKFFHTVERDGKKQNMLSLSLLTVFINFLIFTVVFFILPYFYPKFRHSEAWKIKEMILPLILILSFCAIFNKYTSNYKRIVVSNIFDNLFPKIANLGAFCLFFFALSQNMTASASQKIAFAFFFGIFFLMLLGYIYYTNKLEKIQLDFNTDYFKKNNFWKEFFNYSFFGFLGTFGNYLAINSFMIGEFMGMEEVGIYSVLYALISLISIPQLGLFNISAPIINKTLADGDMVELDRFHKKTSLTLYFLGAVLFSCIMVGFPYLTQFMPKNGTMLREYEPVVWIWGSAVLIDLATGFNGNIISLSKYYRFNILVMLLLAGLTIGLNYYFIKNTDLKLIGIALSTAISLTIYNVVKIVFNYIVFKVSPLSIEMIFVSIICTLAITVAIVLPNFNSNLLNLVYKPAVVLILIYIGNYFTKIFPVEDYLNMRFIKSVFKIK, from the coding sequence ATGAGTGTAGTAGCGAGACAAGGCTTCAAATATTCCATAATCGGTTATATTGGTTTTTTGCTGGGCACCGTTTCCGCAATATTCATATTTCCGAACGATTTTGAATTTTACGGAAAGCTGCGCTACATTCTTCCGACTGCCGAGATGCTGGTTCCTTTTGTCGTGCTGGGCATTTCCTATTCCAATGTAAAGTTTTTTCACACCGTGGAAAGAGACGGTAAAAAACAGAATATGCTGTCTTTATCGCTGCTTACTGTTTTTATCAACTTTCTCATTTTTACCGTGGTATTCTTCATACTCCCCTATTTTTACCCCAAGTTCAGGCATTCTGAAGCATGGAAAATAAAAGAGATGATACTTCCGCTGATTTTAATCCTCTCCTTCTGTGCTATTTTTAATAAATACACTTCCAATTACAAAAGAATTGTAGTTTCTAATATTTTCGATAACCTGTTTCCGAAAATAGCAAACCTGGGTGCTTTCTGTCTGTTTTTCTTTGCGTTATCTCAGAATATGACAGCATCAGCCTCTCAGAAAATTGCATTTGCCTTCTTCTTTGGAATCTTCTTTTTAATGCTTTTGGGCTATATTTATTATACGAATAAGCTGGAAAAAATTCAGCTGGATTTCAATACGGATTATTTTAAAAAGAATAATTTCTGGAAAGAGTTTTTCAATTACAGCTTTTTCGGATTTCTGGGGACTTTCGGGAATTATCTGGCAATCAACAGCTTTATGATTGGTGAATTTATGGGAATGGAAGAGGTAGGAATCTATTCTGTTCTGTATGCTCTGATCTCGCTGATTTCTATTCCTCAGCTTGGATTATTCAATATCTCGGCCCCTATCATCAATAAAACACTGGCAGACGGAGATATGGTAGAGCTGGACAGGTTCCACAAGAAAACTTCTTTAACGCTGTATTTCCTTGGAGCGGTTTTATTCTCCTGCATTATGGTAGGATTTCCTTATCTGACGCAATTTATGCCTAAAAACGGAACCATGCTGAGAGAATATGAGCCTGTAGTATGGATCTGGGGTTCTGCAGTATTAATAGACCTTGCTACCGGATTTAACGGCAATATTATTTCACTTTCAAAATATTACAGATTCAACATCCTGGTTATGCTTTTGCTAGCGGGATTAACTATTGGGCTGAATTATTATTTCATTAAAAATACAGACCTGAAACTGATCGGAATTGCTTTATCTACAGCCATTTCCCTTACTATTTATAATGTTGTGAAAATCGTTTTCAATTATATTGTGTTTAAAGTTTCTCCTTTGAGCATTGAAATGATTTTCGTCTCTATCATCTGTACTTTAGCGATTACTGTGGCGATTGTCCTTCCGAACTTCAACAGCAATCTGCTCAATCTTGTTTACAAGCCTGCGGTTGTTTTGATTCTGATCTACATTGGAAATTACTTCACGAAGATTTTCCCGGTGGAAGACTATCTGAATATGAGATTTATTAAGAGTGTATTTAAGATCAAATAA
- a CDS encoding DUF47 domain-containing protein, whose product MGIGNIFHAFQPKDKIFFVLFEKVTENLVAMSEEFNTGIKDFDLNDDSMLKKMSDFEHKNDELTHEIFVELGKNFITPFDREDIHTLATGLDDIADYIYASTKYIFLYKSPEMRAYSDFSLLIHKACLEIQNAMKNLKGFKNMEQVKEACIKVNSIENIADDLLSNSMVELFETNDAINIIKVSSVLNYLEIVTDKAEDVANTIENIMIKYA is encoded by the coding sequence ATGGGAATTGGTAATATTTTCCACGCTTTTCAACCAAAAGATAAAATCTTCTTTGTACTTTTCGAAAAAGTAACTGAAAATCTAGTTGCAATGTCAGAAGAATTCAACACAGGAATCAAGGATTTCGATCTTAATGACGATTCAATGTTGAAGAAAATGAGCGACTTCGAACACAAGAATGATGAACTTACTCACGAAATTTTCGTAGAATTAGGGAAAAACTTCATTACACCTTTTGACCGTGAGGATATCCACACATTAGCAACAGGACTGGATGATATCGCTGATTATATCTACGCTTCCACAAAATATATTTTCCTGTACAAATCACCTGAGATGAGGGCTTATTCAGACTTCTCTTTACTGATCCACAAAGCATGTCTTGAAATTCAGAATGCCATGAAAAACCTTAAAGGATTCAAAAACATGGAACAGGTGAAAGAAGCTTGTATTAAGGTGAACTCTATTGAGAATATTGCTGACGATTTGCTTTCCAATTCAATGGTAGAATTATTTGAAACCAATGATGCGATCAACATTATTAAAGTTTCATCGGTATTGAACTACCTTGAAATTGTAACGGACAAAGCAGAAGATGTTGCCAATACAATCGAGAACATCATGATTAAATACGCCTAA
- a CDS encoding DUF2461 domain-containing protein, which translates to MSASISPKTFDFLKKLNKNNNRDWFTENKDLYTGSQQNVITFLDDLIKEMSGFDEELAKIDSKKALFRIYRDTRFSKDKVPYKTNFGASLGMGKGSQKGGYYLHLEPGKSFLAGGIYMPESSVLKEVRKEISLYGDDFLNILNHKEFKKHFPELDQDDKLKKIPQGFEKEDPMGEYLKLKNFIVVYALKDEEVLDKNAVKNMTGIFKLMKPFNDFLNAPFL; encoded by the coding sequence ATGTCTGCAAGCATTTCTCCCAAAACTTTTGATTTTTTAAAAAAATTAAATAAAAATAATAACCGTGACTGGTTTACCGAAAACAAAGATCTCTATACAGGATCACAGCAAAATGTAATTACATTTTTGGATGACCTGATTAAAGAAATGTCCGGTTTTGATGAAGAACTTGCTAAAATAGACAGTAAAAAAGCGCTTTTCAGAATTTACAGAGATACCCGTTTTTCAAAAGACAAAGTGCCTTACAAAACCAATTTCGGAGCTTCTCTGGGCATGGGAAAAGGCAGTCAGAAAGGAGGATATTATCTTCATCTGGAACCCGGAAAATCTTTTTTAGCCGGAGGCATCTATATGCCGGAATCTTCTGTTCTGAAAGAAGTCCGCAAGGAAATATCCCTGTATGGAGACGATTTTCTCAACATTCTCAATCATAAAGAGTTCAAAAAACACTTCCCGGAGCTGGATCAGGATGACAAACTGAAAAAAATCCCTCAGGGTTTTGAAAAGGAAGATCCTATGGGAGAATATCTGAAACTAAAAAATTTCATTGTAGTTTATGCCCTGAAAGACGAGGAAGTACTGGATAAAAATGCAGTAAAAAATATGACTGGAATTTTCAAACTGATGAAGCCTTTCAATGATTTCCTGAATGCCCCTTTTCTTTAA
- a CDS encoding FkbM family methyltransferase yields the protein MSLYQKIAEKLQYITPNFYKKRYFKTLNNLNKNNFSERNVEPELVWIKEFLPKNAVILDIGANVGTFLYQLENTLEHEHIYGFEPNKKLYRRLKRLFPAMRIFPLALSDENRIAEFKVPVINGKTIASRGTLNTSYKEKGEEKSYTEQVKVIKLDEWAALEHFTRLDFIKIDVEGNEIKTLSGARETIRQFKPTLMVEMEQRHHQTPIWNEISEVMSWGYEARYLNRNSFTLENLTEDILIQNTNDEKNKTQYINNIIFIPNNI from the coding sequence ATGTCTTTATACCAAAAAATTGCAGAGAAACTACAATACATAACCCCGAATTTTTACAAAAAAAGATATTTTAAAACTTTAAATAATCTTAATAAAAACAATTTTTCGGAACGTAATGTAGAACCGGAACTGGTATGGATCAAAGAATTCCTTCCGAAAAACGCTGTAATACTGGACATTGGCGCTAATGTAGGAACTTTTCTTTATCAGCTGGAAAACACACTGGAACATGAGCATATTTATGGTTTTGAACCTAATAAAAAGCTGTACAGACGGTTAAAGCGATTATTTCCGGCTATGCGCATCTTTCCTTTGGCGCTTTCTGACGAAAACAGGATTGCCGAATTCAAAGTACCTGTTATTAATGGAAAAACGATTGCTTCCCGTGGTACTTTAAACACTTCCTACAAAGAAAAAGGAGAAGAAAAAAGCTATACGGAACAGGTAAAAGTGATCAAACTAGACGAATGGGCTGCACTGGAACATTTCACCAGACTTGATTTCATCAAGATCGACGTGGAAGGAAACGAAATAAAAACCCTTTCCGGAGCCAGGGAAACCATCAGACAGTTTAAACCGACTTTAATGGTCGAAATGGAACAAAGACACCACCAAACTCCAATATGGAATGAAATATCCGAAGTAATGAGCTGGGGATACGAAGCCAGATATCTGAACAGAAACAGCTTTACGCTGGAAAATCTTACAGAAGACATCCTGATACAAAATACAAACGACGAAAAAAATAAAACTCAGTACATCAACAATATTATTTTTATACCTAACAACATTTAA
- a CDS encoding GSCFA domain-containing protein encodes MKFRTEVDIPASEKKIEIEDKIFSIGSCFASEMTDLLQDGQLQTLNNPFGTIFNPFSINHAVSRLHDSAFYEEEELITYNEEYISLDHHTSFDTRYIHQTLDKINGAIEAGNAFLQEADWIIITYGSSFIYEFLPKKKLVANCHKIPQKFFEKRLLSHQELTSSIYQTILDLKDICKEGVQILFTVSPVRHTKDGMVENQLSKSKLITAIHESISMFEDCHYLPVYEILMDDLRDYRFYKEDMIHPSTQAVNYIFEKFGKSYFSEETQDFIKENFKIIKALEHKTSDKKDPKFIEFREKLDQRIEAQRKKVKHKIF; translated from the coding sequence ATGAAATTCAGAACAGAAGTTGATATCCCCGCATCAGAAAAAAAGATTGAAATTGAAGATAAAATATTTTCAATAGGCTCATGTTTTGCCTCGGAGATGACAGATTTACTGCAGGACGGACAGCTTCAGACCCTTAACAATCCTTTTGGGACGATTTTCAACCCCTTTTCGATCAACCATGCAGTGAGCAGGTTACATGATTCTGCATTTTATGAAGAAGAGGAGCTGATTACGTATAATGAAGAATATATTTCGCTGGATCATCATACCAGTTTTGATACCCGCTATATCCATCAGACCTTAGATAAAATTAATGGCGCTATTGAAGCAGGTAATGCCTTTCTTCAGGAAGCCGACTGGATTATTATTACCTATGGATCTTCATTCATCTATGAATTCCTTCCCAAGAAAAAGCTGGTAGCCAACTGTCACAAGATTCCTCAGAAGTTTTTCGAAAAAAGACTGCTTTCCCATCAGGAGCTTACCAGTTCAATTTACCAGACGATTCTGGATCTCAAAGACATTTGTAAAGAAGGAGTGCAAATCCTTTTTACCGTTTCCCCCGTAAGGCATACAAAAGACGGTATGGTAGAAAATCAGCTGAGCAAATCTAAGCTGATTACTGCTATTCATGAGTCTATTTCTATGTTTGAAGACTGCCATTATCTGCCTGTCTATGAAATTTTAATGGATGACCTCCGGGATTACCGTTTTTACAAAGAAGATATGATTCATCCCAGTACACAGGCGGTTAATTATATTTTTGAGAAGTTCGGGAAGTCTTATTTTTCAGAAGAAACTCAGGATTTTATCAAAGAAAACTTTAAGATTATCAAAGCGCTGGAACATAAAACCAGTGATAAGAAAGATCCGAAGTTTATAGAATTCAGAGAAAAGCTGGATCAGAGAATTGAAGCTCAGCGAAAAAAAGTAAAACATAAAATATTTTAA
- a CDS encoding inorganic phosphate transporter, with product MEFPILLIVIIALALIFDYINGFHDAANSIATIVSTKVLTPFQAVLWAALWNFAAFFIAAYIIGEFKIGNTIAKTVNENFITLEVIFSGLVAAIAWNLLTWWFGIPSSSSHTLIGGFLGAALMHAFMMDYHDVAAAQPELGMWGTIKEAFNQVTHQSVVKFDKVIPIFLFIFMAPIIGMIISIIITLIIVHLYKKSNPHKADKSFKRLQLASSALFSLGHGLNDAQKVMGIIGAAVIYYHVNMLQDVQYLNIPSAERFDYFAQHYIWVPLVSFIAIALGTMSGGWKIIKTMGTKITKVTSLEGVSAETAGAITLFITDHFGIPVSTTHTITGSIIGVGLTKRVSAVRWGITVSLLWAWVLTIPISAIVAGITYLAVTFLF from the coding sequence ATGGAATTTCCGATTTTACTTATAGTTATTATTGCGCTGGCCCTGATCTTCGATTATATCAATGGTTTCCATGATGCAGCCAACTCAATTGCAACTATAGTTTCTACAAAAGTTTTAACTCCATTCCAGGCTGTACTTTGGGCGGCGCTCTGGAACTTTGCAGCGTTCTTTATTGCTGCTTACATTATTGGAGAATTCAAAATTGGTAATACAATAGCCAAAACAGTTAATGAGAACTTTATCACCCTCGAAGTTATCTTCTCAGGTTTGGTGGCAGCCATTGCCTGGAACCTTTTGACATGGTGGTTCGGGATCCCTTCTTCTTCTTCACACACGCTGATCGGAGGTTTCCTGGGAGCGGCTCTTATGCACGCTTTCATGATGGATTATCATGATGTGGCAGCCGCGCAGCCGGAACTTGGAATGTGGGGTACCATTAAAGAGGCTTTCAACCAGGTAACGCACCAGAGTGTTGTAAAGTTTGATAAAGTAATTCCTATTTTCCTGTTCATTTTCATGGCACCTATCATAGGGATGATTATTTCCATCATCATTACACTGATTATTGTACACCTTTATAAAAAATCAAACCCTCATAAAGCCGATAAATCTTTCAAAAGACTGCAGTTGGCTTCATCAGCATTGTTTAGCCTGGGACACGGTTTGAATGATGCTCAGAAAGTAATGGGAATCATTGGGGCAGCAGTAATTTATTATCACGTTAATATGCTTCAGGATGTTCAGTATCTGAATATTCCTTCTGCAGAACGTTTTGATTATTTTGCGCAGCACTATATCTGGGTTCCTCTGGTTTCATTTATTGCCATTGCCCTGGGAACTATGAGCGGAGGATGGAAAATCATCAAAACAATGGGGACCAAGATTACGAAAGTAACTTCATTAGAAGGAGTAAGTGCAGAAACTGCAGGGGCTATTACCCTATTCATTACAGACCATTTTGGAATCCCTGTATCCACTACGCATACCATTACAGGTTCTATCATTGGGGTAGGATTAACGAAGAGGGTTTCAGCCGTAAGATGGGGGATTACAGTAAGCTTATTGTGGGCCTGGGTTCTAACCATTCCAATCTCTGCAATAGTAGCAGGAATTACCTATCTGGCGGTAACCTTCCTTTTCTAA
- a CDS encoding glycosyltransferase family protein: MKKIAYIEIDTHAEIAQAFIDIMEGSQDFSVDYYFSKRIKDQVNHRDEAIFLSDSSMILDQLKGKGYDLVVIGTVHRYFNTFLAVTKKYNTAVITHNLNFIKASKLDLLKSVFKGDVIFRLKLWLKEGLFYKTKVYQTSGSLFVLDEALVSERYKFLPLFYTKDFDRTKNNGLIVVIPGGVSQKRRDYQYIFETIQKFSTDQPCKFVFLGKAGGHEVKQLESLSEKLPENIEITYFSERVSSEEFEKWMRNADVLWCPIQQNTEFFSMKEIYGLTKMTGNLGDAIAYGKLAVFPESYPSKLDFIIPGKQNVLEQLKTVSVTPFDFHQTYSRKEVQKKLEHFLMSLI, translated from the coding sequence GTGAAAAAAATAGCTTACATAGAAATAGATACCCACGCAGAAATTGCCCAGGCTTTCATAGACATTATGGAGGGGTCTCAGGATTTCTCTGTAGACTATTATTTTTCAAAAAGAATCAAAGATCAGGTAAATCATCGTGATGAAGCGATCTTTTTATCGGATAGTTCAATGATTCTGGATCAGTTAAAGGGAAAAGGGTATGATTTGGTGGTCATAGGAACTGTACACCGCTATTTCAATACATTTTTAGCGGTTACCAAAAAGTATAATACAGCTGTCATTACCCATAATCTTAATTTCATAAAAGCTTCAAAGCTGGATCTGTTGAAAAGTGTTTTCAAAGGAGACGTTATTTTCAGGCTAAAACTGTGGCTGAAAGAAGGGCTGTTTTATAAAACCAAAGTTTATCAGACTTCCGGGTCTCTTTTCGTATTGGATGAAGCACTGGTTTCAGAGAGGTATAAGTTTTTGCCATTGTTTTATACAAAGGATTTTGACAGGACAAAAAATAATGGTCTTATAGTGGTAATTCCCGGGGGCGTTTCACAGAAAAGAAGGGATTATCAATATATTTTTGAAACTATTCAGAAATTCAGTACAGATCAACCCTGTAAATTTGTGTTTCTTGGAAAAGCGGGCGGACATGAGGTGAAACAACTTGAAAGCCTGTCTGAAAAACTCCCTGAAAATATTGAAATTACCTATTTCTCCGAAAGAGTTTCTTCCGAAGAATTTGAAAAGTGGATGCGGAATGCAGATGTTTTGTGGTGCCCGATTCAGCAGAATACAGAATTTTTCAGCATGAAAGAAATCTATGGACTGACTAAAATGACCGGAAACTTGGGGGATGCTATAGCATACGGAAAACTAGCTGTTTTTCCCGAAAGCTATCCTTCAAAACTTGACTTTATTATCCCCGGAAAACAAAATGTCCTCGAGCAGTTAAAAACCGTTTCGGTAACTCCATTTGACTTTCATCAAACATACAGCAGAAAAGAAGTTCAGAAAAAACTGGAGCATTTTCTCATGAGTTTAATCTAA
- a CDS encoding DEAD/DEAH box helicase, with amino-acid sequence MNLFTETNLSPDILKAIGELGYESPTEIQKQTIPFILSDIRDLIALAQTGTGKTAAFSLPILDMIDDTSRKIQLLVLCPTRELCLQISKDIKNYSKYMKDIKTTAVYGGSSIVEQMRSLKDKPQIIVGTPGRVIDLINRKALDFSAIHWLVLDEADEMLSMGFKDELETILSETPETKQTFLFSATMNKEVERISKNYLTKPHRISVGSINEVKKNITHEYYVVGYRQKKEALKRLIDANPNQYSIIFCRTRMETQEVADFLMQNGYAADALHGDLSQAQRDTVMKKFRLKNIDILVATDVAARGLDVNSLTHVIHFSLPDDPEVFVHRSGRTGRAGKDGISMALIKPEESRKLKQIKSSTKIEINEKFIPTGDDIIKAQVGGVFEKLLTEHEDLFEFDDSLIPDLSNFTKEELVHQLLQFQLKDLALYYKDKHDLVEQKLSSRDDDYSRRDRGRDRDRDRGRDRDRGDRGRDRDRGAKPRRRDENMVRFFFNLGKKDHLKKLDVLDIINKATAGGKTKKRAEIGDIEILEKFSFFEVEKSFKDNVLSNIQSMKFKGKDMRAEVAN; translated from the coding sequence ATGAATTTATTTACGGAAACCAATTTAAGTCCTGATATCCTTAAGGCAATTGGCGAACTGGGTTACGAAAGCCCAACAGAAATCCAAAAACAGACTATCCCTTTTATTCTTTCAGATATTCGCGACTTGATCGCACTTGCGCAGACAGGGACAGGCAAAACAGCAGCATTTTCGCTTCCGATTTTGGATATGATTGACGATACGAGTCGCAAAATCCAATTATTGGTGCTTTGTCCGACACGGGAATTATGTCTTCAGATTTCGAAGGACATAAAGAATTACTCTAAGTACATGAAAGACATCAAAACCACTGCGGTTTATGGTGGAAGTAGTATTGTAGAGCAAATGAGATCTTTGAAGGATAAACCGCAGATCATTGTGGGAACTCCAGGTAGAGTAATTGATCTTATCAACAGAAAGGCATTAGACTTTTCTGCTATTCATTGGTTAGTATTAGACGAAGCTGATGAAATGCTTTCAATGGGATTCAAAGATGAATTGGAAACCATTCTGAGCGAAACTCCGGAAACAAAACAGACTTTCTTATTCTCTGCAACGATGAATAAAGAAGTGGAAAGAATTTCCAAAAATTACCTTACAAAGCCACACCGTATTTCAGTAGGTTCTATCAACGAAGTGAAGAAGAACATTACCCACGAATATTATGTGGTAGGATACCGTCAGAAAAAAGAAGCATTAAAAAGATTAATTGATGCTAACCCTAATCAGTATTCCATTATCTTCTGCAGAACAAGAATGGAAACTCAGGAGGTAGCAGATTTCCTGATGCAGAACGGGTATGCAGCTGATGCTCTTCATGGTGACCTTTCTCAAGCGCAAAGAGATACGGTGATGAAGAAATTCAGACTGAAAAACATTGATATTCTGGTAGCAACAGACGTGGCCGCAAGAGGATTGGATGTAAATTCCCTTACCCACGTTATCCACTTCTCTTTACCGGATGATCCTGAAGTATTCGTTCACAGAAGCGGAAGAACAGGTAGAGCCGGAAAAGACGGGATATCTATGGCTTTAATCAAGCCGGAAGAAAGCAGAAAACTGAAACAGATCAAGTCTTCAACAAAAATTGAAATTAACGAGAAGTTCATTCCTACAGGTGATGATATTATTAAAGCTCAGGTAGGAGGTGTATTCGAAAAATTATTGACGGAGCACGAAGATCTTTTCGAATTCGACGATAGCTTAATCCCGGATCTGAGCAACTTTACAAAAGAAGAACTGGTGCACCAACTGCTGCAGTTCCAGTTGAAAGACCTTGCTTTATACTACAAAGACAAGCATGACCTTGTGGAGCAGAAATTAAGCAGCAGAGATGATGATTACTCCAGAAGAGACCGCGGACGTGACAGAGATAGAGACAGAGGCCGTGACAGAGATAGAGGAGATCGCGGAAGAGACAGAGATCGTGGTGCAAAACCAAGAAGAAGAGATGAAAACATGGTAAGATTCTTCTTCAATCTTGGGAAAAAAGACCACTTGAAGAAGCTTGATGTTTTAGATATTATCAATAAGGCAACGGCTGGTGGTAAAACCAAAAAAAGAGCTGAAATAGGGGATATCGAAATCTTAGAGAAATTCTCTTTCTTCGAAGTTGAAAAATCGTTTAAAGACAATGTCCTGAGCAATATTCAATCCATGAAATTTAAAGGAAAAGATATGAGAGCTGAAGTAGCAAACTAA
- a CDS encoding glycosyltransferase produces MRFLIIIPAHNEEDNLPFTLDSLQQQSSKDFKVVVVNDGSTDRTAEVIRKYTDADSRFETVNLQQSEHQPGSKVVHAFKNGLQTQSMDEFDIICKFDADIILPENYLTAVETAFSNHPGYGLVGGLLYIEKDGNWVYEGNSNKHHVRGPMKAYRKECFVQIGGLRETLGWDNIDSILLENLGWKEVVLPELHVKLIKVKGADYTIRPADYYGRYFYFLGLNRFLAYIASSKEAMKNKSANFFFDIIKSYENCRSQKLELKISKEEQKAVNDQRWRMLKKKWLKM; encoded by the coding sequence GTGAGGTTTTTAATTATAATTCCTGCCCATAACGAAGAAGACAATCTCCCGTTTACTCTTGATTCTTTACAGCAGCAAAGCAGCAAAGATTTTAAAGTAGTAGTGGTGAATGATGGCTCTACTGACAGAACAGCTGAGGTGATCAGGAAATATACAGATGCTGACTCCCGTTTTGAAACAGTTAACCTTCAGCAATCTGAACATCAGCCAGGTTCCAAAGTGGTTCATGCTTTTAAAAACGGACTTCAGACCCAATCCATGGATGAATTTGATATCATCTGTAAATTTGATGCCGATATTATCCTTCCGGAAAACTACCTCACAGCCGTAGAAACCGCTTTTTCTAATCATCCTGGATATGGACTCGTAGGAGGCCTTTTGTATATTGAAAAAGACGGAAACTGGGTCTATGAAGGAAATTCCAATAAACATCATGTAAGAGGTCCTATGAAGGCTTACCGTAAAGAATGCTTTGTTCAGATCGGAGGCTTAAGAGAAACGCTGGGCTGGGATAATATTGACTCCATATTACTGGAAAATCTGGGCTGGAAAGAAGTTGTACTTCCTGAACTTCACGTGAAACTGATCAAAGTAAAAGGTGCTGATTACACCATTCGCCCCGCTGATTATTACGGAAGATATTTTTATTTCTTAGGACTGAACAGATTTCTGGCTTATATTGCCTCTTCAAAAGAAGCGATGAAAAATAAATCTGCCAACTTCTTCTTTGATATTATCAAATCTTATGAAAACTGCAGATCACAGAAATTGGAGCTAAAAATTTCAAAAGAAGAGCAGAAAGCCGTCAATGATCAACGCTGGAGAATGTTGAAAAAGAAATGGCTGAAGATGTAG
- a CDS encoding polyprenyl synthetase family protein, with the protein MEFLDRYQQIVADAITKYTFKDKPSELYEPMNYIISHGGKRLRPIMVLMACDMFGGDLKEAIKPALAIEFFHNFTLIHDDIMDEAPLRRNKPTIHTLHGLNVGILSGDGLMLKAYKFFEDLEPEIFKACIRIFTHTGLLLCEGQQYDINFETQEDVTFDDYIRMITYKTGVLSASSFEIGALIAKADFKDAKAIFNFGKHIGIAFQIMDDYLDVFGDQAQFGKKHAGDIYENKKTVLYLLAREHATDEERKELDYWYSKKTENVDKVYGVEKIFRRTKVDEKALRLIEKHNEIGQSYLQKIDVPEEKKKPFIELANYLLRRES; encoded by the coding sequence ATGGAATTTTTAGACAGATACCAGCAGATTGTTGCAGATGCCATCACTAAATATACTTTTAAAGATAAACCTTCGGAGCTGTATGAACCGATGAATTATATTATTTCCCATGGTGGAAAACGTCTTCGTCCCATTATGGTACTCATGGCATGTGATATGTTCGGCGGAGATCTTAAAGAAGCAATCAAGCCTGCATTGGCTATCGAGTTTTTCCATAACTTCACACTGATCCATGATGATATTATGGATGAAGCTCCCCTAAGAAGAAACAAACCTACCATTCATACTTTACACGGCCTTAATGTAGGAATTCTTTCCGGAGACGGACTGATGCTGAAAGCCTATAAGTTTTTTGAGGATCTGGAACCTGAAATTTTCAAAGCCTGTATCAGAATATTTACGCACACCGGGCTTCTTCTTTGTGAAGGACAGCAGTATGATATCAATTTTGAAACTCAGGAAGACGTTACTTTTGACGATTATATCAGAATGATTACCTATAAAACAGGCGTTTTAAGTGCTTCTTCATTCGAGATCGGAGCTTTGATTGCAAAGGCAGATTTTAAAGATGCCAAAGCTATTTTCAATTTCGGGAAACATATCGGGATTGCCTTCCAGATCATGGATGACTATCTTGATGTATTCGGAGATCAGGCCCAGTTTGGAAAAAAACATGCCGGAGATATTTACGAAAATAAAAAGACCGTTCTTTACCTGCTGGCAAGAGAACATGCTACAGACGAAGAAAGAAAAGAGCTTGATTACTGGTATTCCAAAAAAACGGAAAACGTTGATAAAGTGTACGGTGTAGAAAAGATTTTCAGAAGAACAAAAGTAGATGAAAAAGCATTACGCCTGATTGAAAAACATAATGAAATCGGGCAAAGCTATCTTCAGAAAATAGATGTTCCGGAAGAAAAGAAAAAACCTTTTATCGAACTGGCCAATTATTTGCTGAGAAGAGAAAGCTAA